A window of Streptomyces sp. NBC_01241 genomic DNA:
ACCTGCACAAGACCGTAACTCTCCAGAACCTGCCTGCACATGACCGGGACAGAGCCTCACATGCCTATAGAAGAGCGGGACTGCCTGCACATCGCAGAAACAGGACAGAAAAATCCGTCAACTCACCCTTTACGTACGGGTGTTCGCTTCTGACGCGCTCCTCTGACGTCAGATTGGCAGACTTGTGGACGGGTTAAATGTTTGAGTTAAACGCAAGGGTAAATTCTGCTACTGTCCAGACTGGAGGTAGAGACACATGGCATCCGAGGAAGAGCTGTTCGCGAACATCGACGCGCTGCTGGAGGAGGAGCCTCAGCTCCCGCCCCCGGCGGAGCGCGCCCGGCTGCGCGAGGCCGCCGGTATCACCCAGGTCCGCCTCGCGACCGCGTTGAAGACGTCGACGCAGTCGGTCAAGAACTACGAGAACGGCCGCTCCGAGCCGAAGTCGCCACGCCTGGAGGCGTACCAGCGGTTGCTGAACGGCTGGGCGGCGAAGTACCCCGCCCACGGCACTCCCGCCGCTGCGCCCGTCCCGGCCGCCGCGCCGCAACCGGCCCCGGAAACGTTCACCGGCCCGGCTGCGCCCGAGGTGCCCGCGGCGGAGACCGTCGCGCCGGCGGAGGCACCCGCCGCCCCGGTCGCGCCGGAGCGACCCGCCCGCCCGGCGACGTCGTCTCGCCGCCCGGCCGCGAAAAAGGCAGCCAAGCCCGCGACCGATCCACGCTTCCCGCACGGCCCGCTCGCGGTGCTGGACGGTGACGGCTCCGCGTACGGCGTCGACGGCATCGTGCTGGACTGCCCGGCGACCACCGTGCCTCATCTGGTGGAGTGGACCCTCAAGGAGTCCGGTCTCGGCGCGCCGAAGCTGCACCGCAACGGGAAGGACTCCGACCCGCTGATCGTGCTCACCGCGTCCGCGGCCGTGAAGCTCGGGCTGCCAGAGCGCTTGGAGGGCCACGAGCAGCGCCGCTCCCTGCGCCTGCCCGAGGACCACCCCGTGATCAAGCAGGTCACCAAGGCGAAGTGGCAGCTCACGCAGCGCGGGTTCGGCCCGTGGGCGAGGATCTACCGCAGGGCCACCGGAAACCAGCGCCAGTGCGTGCAGCTCGCCGTCCTCTCGTGGGACGCCCTCGATGAGCGGTCGTGGCCGGGGGCGTCGGAGATGGAGCCGGCCGACGTCGCCCGCGTCCTCGGGATTTACGCCCAGCGGGTCATCACCCCGCGCGGCAGCACGGCCGTGTCCGGACTGGAGCTGATGACAGCACTGCGCCCGCCGACCCGGGCCGTGCAGGACAAGGAGACCGGCAACTGGGTCTCCGGCCACAACCCCGGCTCGCTGGGCACGGACCCGATGGACCCGGCACCGCCGGAGGCCCGTCCCGAGCACCCCGTGGTCGTCCACTCCGGCTGGACCGGCGGCTTCCTGAACGAGGAGGCGTACCAGTGGGTGCGCGACGTCTCACTGCTGTCCGATGAGGAGTGCCTGCTGCCGTGGGCGGTGGGGCTCGACTTGAACACCGCGTTCCTCGCGGCCGCGGCGAGGCTGACGGTGGGGCTCTCCGCGCCCGACCACTTCCACGCCCCGACGTTCAACCCGAAGATCCCCGGCTCCTGGCTGGTGGACCTCTCCCACGTTGAACTGGACCCGCGCCTCCCTTCGCCGTTCACGCCGACCGGCGAGCGCCCGACGGGACCTGCCTGGTACCAGACGCACACCGTCGCCTACGCCCAGGAGCTCGGCTACAACGTCGCCCCGATCGAGGCGTACCTACGCCGGGAGGCCGGGGCGTACCTGGACCCGTGGCACGACCGGCTCAAGAACGCGTACGTCGACACGCTCGCCGACCTGGGCGTCACGAAGGACCTCACCGACCTCGAGTTCCTTGCCGCGATGGAGCAGCACAAGCAGGCCGACCCGGCCCTGGCGGCCGTACTCGCCGCCATCAAGGGCACCGTCAAGGGCGGCATCGGCAAGCTCCGCGAGGGCCCGCAGGGCAAGCAGTACCGCGACGGCGAGACGTGGCCGGCCCTTCAGCGGCCGACCTGGCGCCCGGACATCCGGGCCGCCGTCATCAGCAAGGCCCGGGTCAACATGCACCGCAAGCTCAGCAACATGGCCAAGATGACGGGCCTGTACCCGCTGGCCGTGCTGTCCGACTGCGTCGTCTACCCCTCACCCGGGGCCTCGCCGATGGACTTCCTGCCGTACGCCACCTCCGGTAAGCCGCAGCCGGGCGGCTTCCGCCTCGGTCCCACCCCGGGCCTGGCAAAGCTGGAGGGCGTCCAGGAGATGGCGTGGGCGGTCGACCTGATGGAGAAGGGCCTCAACCCCGCTCGCCACATCAAGGGCGGCGACGCCGTCCTCGAAGAGGGCAAGTAGGCCGTACTCTGGCGCGCCCCCACTGGAGATATCACCGAAGGAGTCGTACCCGATGAACACCACCGACGCCACGGCCTTCCCGGAGTGGCCCGCTCCCTCTGCCTCGCCTGTCCACGACCCGGCCTTGTTCGCGCGGGCGATGCGGGACATGCGTCTGACCTGGCGTGCCCGCGGCGTCCTGGCCGAACTCGCCACCGGCTACACCCCCGGGCAGGAGCCCACGGTCAGCGATCTGGTCTCCCTTACCCGTGACGAGCGCCTGGGCGCCGAGGGCCGCGACGCCTTCCGCAAGGCGGTCGGCGAGCTCCGCAGTCTTGGCTACCTCACGCCCGACGCCACTACAGCCTCCGGCGTGGGCGAGCGCCTGGTCGTGGACCTCGCCCCGGCCGCCGACGCTCACCTGATCCGCCGCCGCTACGGCCACGGCGCGCTTACGGACGGGAGCTGACCGGTGGGAGAGATCGAGGACGCGATCGAGCGTGCCGACCGGGAGGCGTTCACCCGGGAGCCGCCCAAGACCCTCCAGGGCCGCATCAACTTCCTGATGAAGCAGCTGAAGACGACGCGCGCCGTGGCTGCCGAACTGGGTGTCACCCAGCGGTCGGTGGAGCGCTACCGCAAGGGCGAGCGCAAGCACCCGCCCAAGGACATCGCCGTGAGGATCGACAGCGCTGTCCGGTCCCGCTGGCAGCCCCAGGTGCGCAAGCGCCGGCGGAAGCAGGCCGCCGCCACCGGGATCACCGTGGAGACGCGGGCCCGCTTCGGCTACACCGCGCCGATCGGCACCACCGACGACGGCCGCTTCCGCCGCCTCACTGTCCGCCTCCCCGCGACGTACGCGCAGCGCCTGTTCGACGCCCGCGACGCCGGGGCCAGCGACCAGGAGATGCGTGGGATCATCGCCGAAGGCTTTAAGGACGTTTATTTCCAGGACGGCGGGGGCCGGGCCATGGGGCTGTCGGACGTGGCCATTAACGACATCGACTACCTGGATCTCGACTACTGAATTCGGAGCCCTTTTATGGCGAGCATCAATTACTGGGACTGAGCGGCTGAGTTGGCCCTCTAGCGCTTGAGTTGGCCTGGCTGAGCGTCATTGTTGGCCCGCAGGGCAGCCGTCGGTGCGCTGACACGGACGAGGCCCGATGGACAGGCGGGACATACGCCAATCACCCCAGGTCTCTTTTCTTGCGGAGTGACGGCTGACTATGGTCATCGGAGGCTCGGGGACACTTCCGCGGCGCCTGGCCCTGCTGCACCGTTGCCGGGTCGCGGGGCCGGGGCGCGGTGGGGTTCAGGCCTACGACCTGCGGTCGTCCCACGCGGCGAGGACCGCGTCGTGCTTGTCCTTGTCCAAGCCGACGGGAATTTTCCCCTGAAGGTACTTGGGCCGCGGATACCCGCCCTCGCTGAGCGCTCGCCAGGTGTCCGCGGCGGTATCGGCGACCGGACGGCAGCGCAGACCTGTGGCCAGGGCCTTGGCCGAGGAAGCGGTCCAGGTACCGGCCACCTCGGGAATGTCAGGGGCCCACAATGGTACTTCGGTCCACGGGGCCACGCCGTGATCCTGGAGGAACTGCTCGTCCGCCCACACGAGTTCGGTGTCAACACCGGTGGCGTCGACGCAGGCACCCAGCAGCTCACCCATGGTCGTGTTCTCGCGGACACCGGTGGTCAGATATCGGCCGGTGCCGCCCTCGGCGAGCCGGTCGAGCATGAAGTCGGCGATGTCACGGGCGTCGATCAGCTGCATCGCGCGGTCCGGGGACCCCGGAGCCAGCACACGGCCGCCACGTGCGATGGTCTCCAGCCACCACGGGAGGCGCCCGACGTTCTCTCCGGGACCGACGATGATTCCGGGATTGACGATCAGGGCGGGTTCGGGGAAGCCCTCCTCGACCGCCCGCTCGCATCCGGCCTTGAGCGCGTTGTAGGGCACGTCGTCCGGCGAGGCGTCCGGAGCGCAGGCGTGGCGAGGGAAGGACTCGTCCACCCCCTTGGCGGGCCAGTCCGAGTAGGCATGGAAGGACGAGACGAAGGCGTACATTTCCGCATGGCCGGCCATGGCCCGGACAGAACGCTGCACGATCTGGGGCTCGAACCCGCAGGTGTCCATCACACAGTCCCAGGTCCGCCCCTCCACCAGCGCACGCAAGGCGGCTTCGTTCCCTCGGTCGCCCTGGACCGCCTCCGCGCCCGAAGGCGTCGGGCCCGCCTGTCCGCGGTTGAACAACGTCACCTCGTGACCACGTCGCAGCGCCTCGTCCACAAGCGCACGGCCCAGGAAGACGGTTCCACCGATAAAAAGGATCTTCATGAACGCAAGGCTTTCATCGTGCAATGAACTTGCCAAGATCCCCATGCACTGGCGTTGAGCAGGTTCCGTGTCGGCCAGCCCGATCACACTTCATCTCTCTCGAAAGGTCGCAGCAGCGGGCCGACACCAACGCTGAGCCTGGCCAACTCAAGCGCTAAAGGGCCAACTCGGCCGCTCAGCCACAATTACCCGTTCCCGGCCCCGAAGAACGCGGCCGAACGCGCAGCGAACCGTCAGGCCGTCGACGACTACCAGCGTCAGGAGGAGGAAGGCGCCGGCTTTCTCGACTGGGAGGAGGAGCTGGGATGGAGCTGACCGACCACGCCGAAGCGGCACCGGCCGACGACAAGCCCGGCTTCCTGGCCTGCCGGCGACGGAAACCCGAGAGTCGGGGCGGGCCCGGCCGTGTCAGGGGGACTTCACGGCGTTGATCACGGTGTATCCCATCTTGTCACGGCACAGGGCGAGGATGCTCGGGTAGACGGTGTCGAGCTGCACCATCGCGGCGGTGCCCACCAGCTCCGCGATCTGGGCGCGCCTTGCGGCGAACAGGCGCGGGATCAGCTCGTAGGTGGGCTTGAACTCTCGGGACATGTCGCGGATGCCGTGGATGGTGAAGCCGGCCTCGCCGAGCATGCGGGAGTAGTCCTTGGGTCCGGCGGGAAGTCGGGAGAGGGCGAACGCGGCCTGGAAGAGCTGGACTTCCTCAGGCGTGAAGGGTTCGGCTTCGTAGCAGTCCGCGAGAACGAAGCGGCCCCCGGGCCGCAGCACCCGCCGAACCTCGCGGATCGCGGCGGGGCGGTCGGAGAAGTGCGCGAACGACTCGATGGCCCACGCGGCGTCGAAGATCTCGGACTCCTGGGGCAGGGCCATGGCGTCCGCCTGTTCGAAGGCGACGCGGTCGGACAGTCCCGCCTTCGAGGCGCGGTCGCGGCCGGCCCGGACCTGCGCGGCGCTGACCGTCACGCCGAGCACGCTCGCGCCCGACTCGGCACCGATTCGCACGGTGGGCCGGCCGGTGCCGCAGCCGACGTCCAGCATCCGCTGTCCCGGCAGCAGCCCGACCTCGTTGATGAGGCTGCCGGTCCAGGAGTCCTGGGCCCGGGTCAGTTCCTCCCACATCTCGTCGGCTGTCGGCTCCCCCGTCTGCGTCCGCACGCCGTCGGTCCACATGCCCAGGTGCATGCTGTCGCCCATGGTCAGGCCATACAGGCCTCCGAAGCGGTCGTACCATTCGCCGACATCCCGGGCCGATGGATCGCTCATGTCCAACTCCTCGCTTCCGTTTGGCCCACCAGGCGAGGTGGTGCCGCCGGGCCGACCCGACCGATCGGCCCCGCTGCCTCCACTACTTCCCCGGAACGGCCGCGCAGTGAGGCCATACGGCGGGGCGCACGGAAGCACGAATGGATTCGCCCTCCCCAGTCGGCCTCCCGACGAGGCAGAACTGAGTCAGGACAGCCGCGACGGAACCATGCACAAAGAGCTCAGCGTCCATCCCTGACATACAAGATCAGGGATGGCGACGGAGACCCGGAACATGACAGACGCAGCCACTCGATACCTCTACCTCGCCCGGCACGGTGAAGCGTCGGCAGATGAGACGACCCTGACGGAAAGCGGCCGGCGCCAAGCCGTTCTGCTCGGTGAACGGCTCCGGAACACCCCACTTTCGGCGATTTACCACGGGCCGCTGCCCCGGGCGCAGCAGACGGCCCAGCTGATCAGCGCACAACTTGACGCCGTCCCACTGCACCAGTCGGAACTGGCCGGCGACTACATCCCCTACCTGCCTGCGAAGGAGGAGCTGCCGCCGGATTCGGCTGATGCCATGCTCAGCTTCCTCGCTCAGGTTCCCGAAGAGGAGCGCAACCTCGGTCCGGCGCTCGCCCGGGAAGCGCTCGCAGAGTTCACAGGCCCGGTCGACGGAGACCGGCCCCGCCATGAGCTGGTCGTCACGCACAACTTCCTCATCGGCTGGCTGATCCGGGCTGCCCTCGACGCACCCGAGTGGCGCTGGATGGGCCTCAACCACAGCAACGCAGCTCTGACGGCCATCCGCTACGCGCCCGGCAGGCCGTCCTCCGTGCTGTTCTACAACGACATGCGGCACCTGCCCGCAGAGCTGCGCTGGACCGGCTTCCCACTCGACCTCACCGCCGAGGTCACTTCACCGGCACGCAGGGCAGCCGCGAGTTTTTCGGGCCGTCTGAAAATTCCACTCCCTGAATCCGACCGTACTGACCTCTGAAACAGGTCATGAAATGCTGCTTCGCACAACGGGATGGATGTCTCCATACTCATCATGTTCCTCCCCGGCCACAGACAATTCGCCCGACCGCCGGCGATGGCGACGCGCGGCCGGATCGACGGGCAGATATGCCGGACGCTGCTCGCGGACCCGGTCCTTGAGCACCGTCATGCCCTTCTCCCAGCCGATCCGCTCGGCGATCACGTTCGTCGGCATAGTTTTGATCCGCCGTCAGAGGGTCACGATTCACCCGTCGCCGATAACGAGGTGTTCCGGTACTCCAGACGCCCCGCCCACTCGGGAGCCGGGGCTCCGTCCCGGCCGAACCCACGCAGACCGACGTCCGACCACAGTCGCCGGGTGCGCGGTGTCAGCCAGAGCGCACGGTCGCGGATGTTCCGGTTGATGGTCGCCTTGGTGGTGGTCCGGGTACGTGTGCGGCGATTTACAGGGATGATCCGGGCCGCAACAGAGCGATTACCACCGAAAGCGACAAGGAGGTTCCGGTGTCGCGCCAGCCCCCTTATCCACCCCTATTGAGGGGAAACTTAAACGGTCCCCGAAGCCTGGACGCATCACCGCAGGTCAGCGCCGCGGCGACGAGAATCCCAAGAATTTCCCATCAATAGGGGGTCACCCCTATTTTGCGGCGGAGGTGCACTCCGCTCCCTACCGTCACTGGGCTTCTGACAGAAGCAGTCGTTAGGGTCGGCATTGTGACTGATGCCGTGAGGGTCGAAGACCTGGTGAAGAAATATCCGAACGGTCCGGTACCCGCAGTGGACGGCCTGAGTTTTTCCGTGTCGCACGGAGAGGTCTTCGGTCTGCTCGGACCGAATGGAGCCGGCAAGACCACGACCGTGGGAATCCTGACCACGCGGGTGCTCCCCACCTCGGGACGTGCCATGGTCGATTCGGTGGACGTGGTGGCGGAGTCCGCCCGGGCGCGCAGGGCGCTGGCCGTGGTGCCGCAGCGCAACAACCTGGACCGGTCTCTGACCGTCCGTCAGAACCTGCTGTTCCACGCGGCCTACCACGGGGCCCGCTCCGCCGAGCGGAAGCGGACGGCGGACCTCCTCCTGGAGCGAATGGGACTGAAGGACTTCGCTGACGCCCGTGTCGACTTCATGTCCGGCGGTCAGGCTCAGCGGGTGATGATTGCGCGGGCGCTGATGCACCGGCCCTCTGTGCTGTTCCTCGACGAGCCGGCGACGGGACTCGATCCACAGGCACGGCTGTTCGTGCACGAACGGATATCCGAACTCCGCGACGACGGGGTGACCGTGGTGCTCACCACCCACGACATGGACGAGGCCGAGAAGCTGTGCGACCGCGTCGGCATCGTCGACCACGGCAAGCTCATCGCCCTCGACACGCCCGCCGCGCTGACCCGCACCCTCCCCGGCAGCAGCACCTTGACCGTCACGCTCCGCCTTTCCGACAGCGCCACCGCCGAGGACGTCACGCTCACGCTCGCGGGTGCTGACGGGGTGGAGCGGGTGGAGCGCCTTCCGGCGGACCCCTCGGGCGCGGACGAGCAGTTCCGGCTCTATACGGCCCTTGCCCCAACCGCTGTGCTGCCGGGCGTCATCAAGGTGCTCGAGGGCGTCAGCTGCGAGGTGAGTGACATCGCCATCGGCAGACCGAGCCTCGAGGACGTGTTCATCCATTTCACCGGTCGGGAGCTCCGTTGACCAGCATGCTTGAAACGCCGAGCCGTCAGGGCGGCGACGACGCGGCGCGCGGGCCCGGCTCCGCGCGCGTCTTCATGGCCGTCTTCTGGCGCGACCTGTTCGTCACGGGCCGCGAACTTCCCTCGTTCCTCGCGCAGGTGGTTCTCCAACCGCTCTTCACCCTCTTCATCCTGGGCAAGGTTTTGGGTGATCTCGGTTACGTGGGCGCCGAGTTCGAGCAGGTACTGCTGCCGGGCGTGGTGGCTCTGGCCGCGTTCATCGGAGCCTTGCAGAACACCGCCCTTCCGCTGGTGCTGGACTTCTCCTACACCAGGGAGATCGAGGACCGGCTCCTGGCACCGCTGCGTCTGGAACTGATCGCGGTCGAGAAGATGCTCTTCGGCGCCGCGCGTGGAGTGCTGTCGGCCGTGCTGATGATCCCGATCGGCATGCTCATCCTGGACGGGGTGGACTGGCCGTTGAGCGCTGTGCCAGGGATCGCCGGAGTGATCCTGCTGGGATCTCTGGTGGGTGCGGCGATCGGAATGACCCTGGGCACCTTTGTTCCGCCGCAGCGGATCGAGATCATGTTCGCGGTGACGCTCACTCCGTTGATGTTCACCGGCGCCACGCAGTTTCCCTGG
This region includes:
- the tap gene encoding telomere-associated protein Tap, translating into MASEEELFANIDALLEEEPQLPPPAERARLREAAGITQVRLATALKTSTQSVKNYENGRSEPKSPRLEAYQRLLNGWAAKYPAHGTPAAAPVPAAAPQPAPETFTGPAAPEVPAAETVAPAEAPAAPVAPERPARPATSSRRPAAKKAAKPATDPRFPHGPLAVLDGDGSAYGVDGIVLDCPATTVPHLVEWTLKESGLGAPKLHRNGKDSDPLIVLTASAAVKLGLPERLEGHEQRRSLRLPEDHPVIKQVTKAKWQLTQRGFGPWARIYRRATGNQRQCVQLAVLSWDALDERSWPGASEMEPADVARVLGIYAQRVITPRGSTAVSGLELMTALRPPTRAVQDKETGNWVSGHNPGSLGTDPMDPAPPEARPEHPVVVHSGWTGGFLNEEAYQWVRDVSLLSDEECLLPWAVGLDLNTAFLAAAARLTVGLSAPDHFHAPTFNPKIPGSWLVDLSHVELDPRLPSPFTPTGERPTGPAWYQTHTVAYAQELGYNVAPIEAYLRREAGAYLDPWHDRLKNAYVDTLADLGVTKDLTDLEFLAAMEQHKQADPALAAVLAAIKGTVKGGIGKLREGPQGKQYRDGETWPALQRPTWRPDIRAAVISKARVNMHRKLSNMAKMTGLYPLAVLSDCVVYPSPGASPMDFLPYATSGKPQPGGFRLGPTPGLAKLEGVQEMAWAVDLMEKGLNPARHIKGGDAVLEEGK
- the tpg gene encoding telomere-protecting terminal protein Tpg yields the protein MGEIEDAIERADREAFTREPPKTLQGRINFLMKQLKTTRAVAAELGVTQRSVERYRKGERKHPPKDIAVRIDSAVRSRWQPQVRKRRRKQAAATGITVETRARFGYTAPIGTTDDGRFRRLTVRLPATYAQRLFDARDAGASDQEMRGIIAEGFKDVYFQDGGGRAMGLSDVAINDIDYLDLDY
- a CDS encoding NAD-dependent epimerase/dehydratase family protein, encoding MKILFIGGTVFLGRALVDEALRRGHEVTLFNRGQAGPTPSGAEAVQGDRGNEAALRALVEGRTWDCVMDTCGFEPQIVQRSVRAMAGHAEMYAFVSSFHAYSDWPAKGVDESFPRHACAPDASPDDVPYNALKAGCERAVEEGFPEPALIVNPGIIVGPGENVGRLPWWLETIARGGRVLAPGSPDRAMQLIDARDIADFMLDRLAEGGTGRYLTTGVRENTTMGELLGACVDATGVDTELVWADEQFLQDHGVAPWTEVPLWAPDIPEVAGTWTASSAKALATGLRCRPVADTAADTWRALSEGGYPRPKYLQGKIPVGLDKDKHDAVLAAWDDRRS
- a CDS encoding class I SAM-dependent methyltransferase, yielding MSDPSARDVGEWYDRFGGLYGLTMGDSMHLGMWTDGVRTQTGEPTADEMWEELTRAQDSWTGSLINEVGLLPGQRMLDVGCGTGRPTVRIGAESGASVLGVTVSAAQVRAGRDRASKAGLSDRVAFEQADAMALPQESEIFDAAWAIESFAHFSDRPAAIREVRRVLRPGGRFVLADCYEAEPFTPEEVQLFQAAFALSRLPAGPKDYSRMLGEAGFTIHGIRDMSREFKPTYELIPRLFAARRAQIAELVGTAAMVQLDTVYPSILALCRDKMGYTVINAVKSP
- a CDS encoding histidine phosphatase family protein → MTDAATRYLYLARHGEASADETTLTESGRRQAVLLGERLRNTPLSAIYHGPLPRAQQTAQLISAQLDAVPLHQSELAGDYIPYLPAKEELPPDSADAMLSFLAQVPEEERNLGPALAREALAEFTGPVDGDRPRHELVVTHNFLIGWLIRAALDAPEWRWMGLNHSNAALTAIRYAPGRPSSVLFYNDMRHLPAELRWTGFPLDLTAEVTSPARRAAASFSGRLKIPLPESDRTDL
- a CDS encoding ABC transporter ATP-binding protein is translated as MTDAVRVEDLVKKYPNGPVPAVDGLSFSVSHGEVFGLLGPNGAGKTTTVGILTTRVLPTSGRAMVDSVDVVAESARARRALAVVPQRNNLDRSLTVRQNLLFHAAYHGARSAERKRTADLLLERMGLKDFADARVDFMSGGQAQRVMIARALMHRPSVLFLDEPATGLDPQARLFVHERISELRDDGVTVVLTTHDMDEAEKLCDRVGIVDHGKLIALDTPAALTRTLPGSSTLTVTLRLSDSATAEDVTLTLAGADGVERVERLPADPSGADEQFRLYTALAPTAVLPGVIKVLEGVSCEVSDIAIGRPSLEDVFIHFTGRELR
- a CDS encoding ABC transporter permease, with product MLETPSRQGGDDAARGPGSARVFMAVFWRDLFVTGRELPSFLAQVVLQPLFTLFILGKVLGDLGYVGAEFEQVLLPGVVALAAFIGALQNTALPLVLDFSYTREIEDRLLAPLRLELIAVEKMLFGAARGVLSAVLMIPIGMLILDGVDWPLSAVPGIAGVILLGSLVGAAIGMTLGTFVPPQRIEIMFAVTLTPLMFTGATQFPWLGLEAIRWFQVICAVNPLTYFSEALRALLLVDGSVESLPLWISLLALGAALIGFGFAGVKGFMKRALD